A single genomic interval of Candidatus Syntrophosphaera sp. harbors:
- a CDS encoding endonuclease/exonuclease/phosphatase family protein — protein MHKNVKHVPLLLLFALIIFGCGTNVNLTPPDDVSILHFGSDESLDVVTWNLRTFPLTTSTIQTLAQIVPQMKVDVFAFQEIMDYSAFFALADQIPNYSGYVYNATNSYRLAYLYDTRTIQVNDAYTIFEGQTNPFPRAPYILDFVFQGRDFIVINNHLKAFGDNFIDENDPWDEEYRRRLACQLLDQYVVDNFPEDRVLLVGDFNDQIAEPREYNVFLSFLDKPEEYLFADMAIALAPTYNNVSYPSYLSHIDHIIITNELFAAFERPDSECRVINVEQYMGSWANYSNQISDHRPLGIKLHLD, from the coding sequence ATGCATAAAAACGTCAAACATGTGCCTCTGCTCTTGCTTTTCGCCCTGATCATTTTCGGCTGCGGAACCAATGTCAATCTGACTCCGCCGGATGACGTCAGCATCCTCCATTTCGGTTCGGACGAATCGCTGGACGTCGTCACCTGGAATCTGCGCACTTTTCCTCTGACAACTTCTACGATCCAGACCCTGGCGCAGATCGTTCCCCAGATGAAGGTGGACGTATTCGCGTTTCAGGAGATCATGGATTACAGCGCCTTTTTCGCTCTGGCCGACCAGATCCCCAACTATTCGGGCTACGTGTATAATGCCACCAACAGCTACCGCCTGGCCTATCTTTACGACACCCGCACGATCCAGGTCAACGACGCCTATACCATTTTTGAAGGCCAGACCAACCCTTTCCCGCGGGCACCCTATATCCTGGATTTTGTCTTTCAGGGCCGGGATTTCATCGTTATCAACAATCACCTTAAGGCGTTCGGGGACAACTTCATCGACGAAAACGATCCCTGGGATGAGGAATACCGGCGCCGGCTGGCCTGCCAGTTGCTGGACCAATATGTGGTCGATAACTTTCCGGAGGACAGGGTGCTGCTCGTGGGCGATTTCAACGACCAGATCGCCGAACCCCGCGAATACAACGTGTTCCTGAGCTTTCTGGACAAGCCTGAAGAATACCTGTTCGCGGACATGGCCATCGCCCTTGCTCCCACCTACAACAATGTTTCCTACCCCAGCTACCTTTCCCACATCGACCACATCATCATCACCAACGAGCTCTTCGCCGCCTTCGAACGGCCCGACAGTGAGTGCCGCGTGATCAATGTGGAGCAGTACATGGGCAGTTGGGCCAACTATTCCAACCAGATCTCGGACCACCGGCCGCTGGGAATCAAGCTCCACCTCGATTAA